A stretch of DNA from Curtobacterium sp. MCBD17_035:
AGGCCTGCGCGATCGTCGAGCCGTCGACGAACTCGACCATCGAGTGCACGATCGACTGCGCGTGGACCGTCACGTCGATGCGGTCGTACGGGACCCCGAACAGCAGGTGCGCCTCGATCACCTCGAGGCCCTTGTTGACGAGCGTCGCCGAGTTCGTCGTGACGACGAGACCCATGTCCCACGTCGGGTGCGCGAGTGCCGCGGCCGGGGTCACGTCGGCGAGCTCCGCCCGTGAGCGTCCGCGGAACGGGCCTCCCGAAGCGGTCAGCACGAGCCGGCGGACCTCGGTGGCGGACCCCGCGCGGAGTGCCTGCGCGATCGCGGAGTGCTCGCTGTCGACCGGCACGATCTGACCGGGTGCCGCCGCCGCCTGCACGAGCGGACCCCCGACGATGAGGCTCTCCTTGTTCGCGAGCGCGAGCAGGGCGCCCGTCTCGAGGACCGCGAGCGTCGGGCCGAGCCCGACCGACCCGGTGATGCCGTTGAGCACGACGTCCGCCTCGACGGCACGAACCAGCCGTTGGGCGTCGGCCGCGCCGAACGCGACCTCGGTCACGCCGAACCGCTCGGCCTGCTCGGACGCCAGTGCGCGGTTGGTGCCGGCCACGAGGCCGACGACCTCGAACCGATCCGGGTTGCGTGCGACCACGTCGAGGGCCTGGGTGCCGATCGACCCCGTGCTCCCGAGGACGACGACCCGACGCTTGCCGTCCGGGTGCGCGCTCGATCCGGCGCTCGTCACGCTCAGCCCTTGGCGAGGATGTCGACGACGAACACGAGGGGCGCGTTCTTCGGGATGTTCGATCCCTCGGGCGGGTTCGCACCGTACGCGTCCGCGGCCGGGATGGCGATCATCACCTGGGAGCCGACCTTCTGGCCGACGAGGCCGGTCACGAACCCCGCGATGAGCTGGCCGTCCTGCACGGTGAAGCTCGCCGGCTGTCCGCGCTTCCAGGTGGAGTCGAAGACCTTGCCGGTCGCGTAGACCTCGCCCTTGTACTGCACGAGCACGGTGTCACCCTTGGCGACCGTGTCACCCGAGCCGAGCTTGATCACCTCGGTCGTCGTCTTGGCGGGCGCAGCCGTCTTCGGGATCGTGATGGTCGGCTCGCCGCTCGAGGCGTCCTTGACGGTGGGGAGGGAGGGGTCCTGCGTCTGCGGGTGCCCGGTCGACTTCTTGGCGGTCGTGCCGATGACGTCCGCCACCACGACGATCTGGCCGGTGGTGCCGAACCCGAGCGCCTTGCTCGAACCCACCATGGCCAGGCGCGACCCCACGTTCGCGCAGCCGAGGACCTGACCGAACCCGGTGCCACCGACCGAGAGCACCTGCGGGTCGCCCTGATCGAACCCGACGGAGCCGAGCTTCTTCGCCGTCTTCGCCTGGTACACGGAGTACGAGACCTTGATGAAGTCGCCGTCGGCGAGCGCCTTGCCGCCACCCTTGACGACGCGCGACGCCTGCGTGGGGCTCGCCGACAGACCCTTGGCGAACGTGACCTTCGGCGCGGTCGTCCCGCCGAAGTCCCCCGAGACCCGGATGCTGCGCGACGCGGAGCCGGGCGACGGGCAGGCCGCCGACGACGAGCTCGCGCTGGCCGAGCTGGAGGCACCACCACCCGACCCGGACGAGGAACACGCGGCGAGGCCGAGGACGACCGCCGGGACGATCAGGAACGGGACGAGACGGAGACGCTTCACGAGGACCTTCGGTTGGGGTTGAGGTGCGTTCGGGCGGACGACGGCCGCTTCGACCGGACCAGTCTGCCGCACCGTTCCCGTGTGCTCGTCAGCGCACGCGGATCACGGGCTCGTGCCGGACCGGGAACGAAACGGACCGGGCGATGAAGCACAGGGACGAGGCCCGGGCGTGCGCGGCGGTCGCGTCGGCCACGCGGTCCGGCTCGAGGATGGTGACCACGGGTCGGAGCAGTGCATCGGTGAGCTCGCCGGAGCCGTCGGGGTGGACGTCGAGGTGCCCGGTGGCGCGGTCCTCGTACTCGACGACGGTGATCCCGGCGAGCGCGGCGACGTGGAGATAGCTCAGCATGTGGCACTGGGCGAGCGCCGCCACGAGGAGGTCCTCGGGGTTCCAGCGGTCCGCATCGCCGCGGAAGGGCTGCGCCGCCGAGCCGGGGAGGTCCGGTTTGCCCGCCGCGGACACCACGTGGTCGCGGCCGTAGGCACGGTGGTCGGACGTGCCGGTCCCCCGGTCGCCGGTCCACCGGACCTCGACGGTGTGGTCGTGGTCGAGCATGGAGCCTCCTGCCGAGGGGGTGGGACACCGCGGTTACACTCCCCATCATGCCGGGAACCGCCGACGTCCGCTCCGACCGCCACCCCCTCACCGCGGACGGGTCGGTCGAGCTGGCCGTCGTGTCCCGCTCGGGCTTCGACGAGAGCCGGCACGTCGGCGCCGGCGTGGTCGTCGACGCGGACGGGCGGATGGTGGACGTGGTGGGCGACGCAGCCGCGAGCGTCTGGACGCGGAGCACGCTGAAGCCGTTCCAGGCGTTCGCGGTGCGTCGGACGGGAGCGCGGTTCGAGGGAGCGCAGCTCGTGCTCAGCACCGCGAGCCACGCCGGTACGCCCGCGCACCAGGAGGTCGCCGCGGCGATGCTCGCCGCATGGGGTCACGACGAGGACACGTTGGGATGCCCCCCGGACTTCCCCTTCGACGGCGCGACCGCACGACGGATGACCGCACCCCGTCGTCTGGCGATGAACTGCTCCGGCAAGCACGCGGCGATGCTGGCCTCCTGCGCACTGAACGGATGGGACCGGTCGACCTACCTCGCCGTGGACCACCCGCTGCAGCGCGTGGTGGTCGACACGGTGGAGGACCTGACCCGTGAGTCGGTCGACGTCGTCGGCGTGGACGGCTGCGGTGCGCCCGTCGTCCCGCTGACCCTGCACGGCCTGGCCCGCGGCATCGCGACCGTCGTCGGCCCGACGGACGCGGACGGTCGGGCGTTGACGACGGCCGTGCTCGCGGAGCCGTGGGCGATCGACGGGCCGGGTCGCGCCAACACCCTCACCATCGAGCGTCTCGGGGTGTTGGCGAAGCTCGGTGCCGAGGGCGTCATGGTCATGGGGGTACCCGGCTCCGGTGCGGTCGCCGTGAAGGTGCTCGACGGATCACAGCGCGCCGGCACGCTCGCGGCGCTGACGCTGCTCGCCCGTTCCGGCATGGTCGACCCCGACGACGCGCGCGCCGTCATCGCGGCGTCCGTCCCGTCGGTCCTCGGTGGTGGGCAGCGCGTCGGGGGCGTGCGGCCCGGGCGCGGCCTGGTGGCCTGAGGTCGCGGGCGACGGACGGGGCTCGACCGGCGGTCGGCCTGGGACCGGCGGCAACACCGGCACGATGCCATCCGCACCGTCCGCCACGAGGTCGGTCGGCTCGACGGACCCGCCGGGCAGCAGACGGCAGCCCCCGGCGTCCACGAGCAGCCGGGTCCGGACGGCGGGCGGCACGTCGGCGCGCGTCGGGGCGAGGACGACCCAGCCGAGCGCGCCCGGCGGACCGTGCCTGGGGTGCACGACGGCCACCGCGGTCCCGTCCGGCGACCAGCCGAGCCCACCGGCGGGCGGCCGCCCGGCGGCCGGCAGGCCCGACACCACGTCGTCGCCCACACTCCGGATCTCGACGTGCTCGCCTCCGGCGCCGTCGGCCAGCGCCGTCACGACCGCACGGAACACGGCGCGTGCGGCGACGCCCCGGCCGACGACCGCGAGGCCGCCGGCCACGTCCGCGACGACGGCGGACCCGCCGATGACCTCGTCAGGCACGCCGTCGACGTGGTCCCGCATCGCACCGATCCGGGACGCTGCCCCGCTTCGCTCCGGCCGGTGACCGAGGAGCACGGGCAACCGACCGAGGTCCTGAGCATGCTGGGCACGGACGATGTCGAGGCCGGGTGCGCCATCGGGAGTCGACGGGGCCGGACCCGCCCGCCCCGTCGGAGACGGTCCACCACCCGGCCGACGCGACGCCCAGCGGACGGTCACGAGCGCGGCTGTGGAGGCGATGACACCGACGATGCGGGAGACGGCGGCATCAGCCGTCCCCGAGAGCGCGGACACGGCGCTGCCCAGGGCGACCACCGCCGTGGCGAGGGCCAGGACGGCGCGGCCACGGCCCTCCTGACCGTTCTGCATGGCACGAGCGTGACGCACACCGGACGCGACCCCGGCACCGAGGGGGCGCGCGGTGTGGGACCTCCGGATCCCCGCCGTCTGTGGAGGAGGAGCGTCGCGGGTCCTGACCTCGCGTGTTCTCGGATCCGGTCGTCGGCAGGGTCGACACCGCGACCCGTACGTGGACGCCGAGCCGCGTCGGGAGGGTTCAGGCCGCGTGCTCCTGGTCCCCGGTAGCGGGGCTCGACGATCGCGCGCGAGGCCGCGCCGACGTGCTCGTGTGCGACCATCGCGGCCTCGACGCCCTCGACGCCCTCGACGTCCTCGACGCCCTCGACGGACGAGCTCTTGTACAGGGTCGGCTGATGCGCCCGCGACGAACGCCCCGCCGATCGGGAGCCCTCGAGCGCGCGATGGCGGAAGCGCGGATCGACCGCTCGGTGGAACCGACCGCGGATCGCCGGGACGAAGGCCGAGTCGAGGGACACCACGACGCCAGCACGTCATCCCGGCCCCCGAAGGCCCCGTCCGCTCCGCCCGACGCGGCGCCTTCCGCCTACTGCACCAGGAAGAACTGCTCGCCGATGTCGACCCGCGCCCCGCGCTCGACTCGGTAGCGGCGTCCGGGCTCACACCGGCGGATGCTGCCGTCGATGTGCCGGATCACCGTGCCGTTGCCGGAGAACCGGTCGGACACCCACAGGTCGTCGCCCTCCCGCCCCAACTCGAGGTGCGTCTTCGACACCGACTTGCCGGGGTCGACGATCGTGATGACCTCGTCGATCCGCTCGCCCGGCTCGGGGCGCGGGAGGCGTCCGAGCAGCCCGGAACCGACGAGTCCGACCCGCTCGCCCGTGCTGAAGTGCAGGACGACGGGAGCGCGCTGGGGCGAACGGGCGACGATGCGTGTCGCCTCGACGTCCTCGCCGTCATCGTCCTGCCGCCGTCGGCTCCAGGTGCGGAGGGTGTCCTCGGCGACGGGCGACGGTGGGATGGGCGGCAGCGTCGGGCGCAGCGGTGCGGCCGCGGGCGGCTCGTCGAGGCGACCCGGCATCGGCGGGAGGTCGTCCGACGGCGCTGAGGCGGCGTGTCCGGCACGCATCCGGGACGCCGGATCCGGCACGGCAAGGGGTGCTGCGTCTCCGGAGTCGGCCTGCGGCAGCGGCTGCGCGACAGCCACGTGGTCCGCGTCGGCGACCTGGTCCGCGTCGACCTGGTCCGCCTCGGCGTCCTGGTCCGCCTCGGCGTCCTGGTCCGCCTCGGCGTCCTGGGACGCGTCGGCCTGGGACGCGTCGGCCTGGGACGCGTCGGTGTCCTGGTCGGGGTCGGGGTCGTCTACAGCGTCGGAGCCGGCGTCGGTACTGGCCTCGTCCGCGCTCCCGGACACGGGGTCCGAGTCGTCCACGATCGACCAGTCGGGTCGCTCCATCGGGAGCGGCACCACGGGGCCCGTGTACGCCGCGGTCACGGCCGGCACGACGGCGCCGCACTCCTCGCAGAAGATGTCGTCCGGCTCGAGGGGGTGGCCGCACACGTGGCACGTCGCTCCCTGCGCTCCCGGCGCCACGAGCGGCACGGGGCGTGGCGCGACGCGCCGCTCCGGGAAGGGCATGATGACCGCGGTGTCGCCCGGTCCCGGGACGTCCGTGGTGACGCCGGCTGCCCGGGATCGCGAGTCGTCGTCCCAGGTGCGATCGTCCTGGCCACGGGCGTCCCCGCGGCCCTCGAGTCCGTCGTGACCCTCGTCATGGCCGTCATGACCGCTCGCGGCTGCGTCATGACCGCGCTCGGCGTCGTCCGCGGGGCCGCCCACGGCGGCGGGAGCGTCTCCCGCGTTCGAGCGCTCCCCCGGCACCGCGTCGTCGTCTCGGCCCACCGGGTCGGCTTCGGTGCCGGAAACGGCTGCGGTGTCGGCATCGTGGCCCGCATCAGCCGCTGCGGTGGGCCGGTTCCGCCCGACCCACCACGTGGGAGCGGCGGGTTCGGGAACGACCGGATCGGGGACGCGGCGCTGCGGCGTGGGCGGCGCGACGAGCGTCACCTCGGGGTCCTCATCGAGCTGATCCGCCCGGGTGGCCGCACCGGGTGCGTCCACCGGAGCGCCGTCGTCGACCCGACCGGCTCGGTCGTCCGGGCGGTCGTCGACCGGAACGGGCCGGATGCGGTCCGGGTCGAGCGAGGGTTCCGTGGGTCGGCCGGCCCAGCTCGCGAGACCGCTGTCCGAGCCGTTCACATGGCTCGGTGCGCTCCGCGGCGCGAACCGACGGTCGCCGTCGTCGTCCGGGTCGTGCGGGCGCCGGATCTCGTCCTTACCGCGACCGGACTCGTCGCGCCGGTCGGACGCGCCGGTGAGCCAGGCACGCGTCGCGGGGTCCAGCGTGGTCTCCGGCAGCCAGGCATCGGCCGCGGGGTCCGGTCGCCCGGCCGAGAGGGCCGGCGGACGGAGCGGCGGTGGTTGTGGGGCGCGTCCGGGCTCCGGTTCGACGGAGCGACGTGCCGTCGCCACCGACACCGACCGACCACACTCACCGCAGATGATGGCCCCGTCCGGGAGCGGCGATCCGCAGTGCTCACATCTGATCACTCGTGACCTCTGTCCTCGTTCGAACTCCCGCCATGCTACCCAGCGGAACCCGGCGTCGAGGACGACCGAGCCGGAGCGGACGCGCGCGGCGACCGTGGCCGACGCAGGGAACGGAGCGACGTGGCGGCCCGGAACCGCTGCCACCGCGTCCGGCCGTCCTGCAGCGCCCGCACCGCGGTGTCGGTCGCGGACCACATGCGGTCCGCCGTGGCACCGTCCGCGTCGGCGGGGCCGAACACGACCCGGTCGGCGAGCGCGGCCAATCCCGCTGCCGCCGGGTCCGGTGCCATGCCGGCGACGTCCCGCCGTGTGGCCGCACGTCCGATCGGGACGCCTCGGTCGGTCAGGGCGTCGCGGTACTCGTCCCAGGCGCCGACGACCCGTGCGCGGCCCGTGGGAGCACGGCGGCGGCGACGTCGACGCAGGCGTTTGCGGGCGACGACCACGGCGAACGGCAGTGCGACGAGCGCCGCGACGGCCAGCACCCCGATGACCCAGGGCAGCGCCGCCAGCAGGATCCGGAGCCACAGCGGCGCCTCCGGCGGGGTACCGCGGTCGCTCTGTGGCGGGGTCTGGGTGTCCTGGTCCTCCTGTGCCGCGGGCGGTGGCGGCACGACCGTCTCGGGTCGCGTGACGGGCTGCGGGGTCTGGTCCTGGTCCTCGGGGATCGCCCGGACGGGCGGGTTCGGGTCGATCATGACCCAGCCGTACTGGGCGGTGTCGACCTCGATCCGAGCAGTGACGTCCGAACCACGGAAGGTCGTCCGACCGGTGTCGACGCGGTCGGCCCCGGAACCGCCCGACGCGAACCCGAGGACCACCCGTGCCGGGAACCCGAGGTCCTGCGCCATGAGGGACGCGGCGACGGCGTACTGTTCGCCGTCCCCGATCATGAGCGGCGCGGTGAGGAGCTCGGTGATGCGGTCGGCACCATGGCCCGAACGGCTCGGTCGGTCGTCGCCCACACCGTGGCTGACGTACCCGTGCGTGCGCAGCGCCGCGATCACCGCCGCGAGCTTGCGACCCGTGCCGGTGACGCCCTTCGTCGTCGCGGCGACGGTGTCCGACACGGCCTCGGGGACCTGTGTCGGGGTCGGGACCCGGGCAGCACCGGGGCGCGCGCCGGCGAGCTCCGCTGCGGACGGTCGGGCGGGGACCACCGCGGTCAGCGAGTATGCGGTCCCGCGGCCCACTCCGCCGACGACGGCCGCGGTGCCGGTGCTCCGGTCGTAGTAGAACGCGTTCCGTTCGGCATCGGCGTGGGAGCCGGTGAACCGGATCTGTTCGAGGTCACCGACCGTGGGCACCCAGACCCCGCCGTACCCGCGTACCTGCACGTCGACGTGCACCCGGCGGCCTCGGACACCGCTCGTGTCGACGGACGTCGGGACCCGACTGAACGTGCCGGACGCGGAGGCACCCGACGGCCCGCCGACGGAGTACACGACGCCGTCGTAGGTGTCGAGCGTCGCGATCCGGACGAAACCGTCGGCCGGGAGCCCAGTGACGGTGAGCTGCGGGGCGTCCGCGGTTCCCGCCTCCTCGTACGCGCGCAACCCGCTCAACGGGCTGACGTAGTCGCGGGGGTCGAACGGCGCGACGACGCTGCTCCGTGCGACGCGGCGGTCGGCGTGCGGGGTCGCGACCACCCCGAGCCCACTCGCGAGGACCCCGGCGGCGACGATGGTCGCGAGTCCCACGAGCGACGGGCGCACGATCGACCGACCGACATTGACCCGGCTCCCGGCGGTCCCCGCGACCGCGACCGCGCGACGCACCCGCCGGGACACGAGCGCCCACGCCAGGGCCACCCCCACGAGCACGACGCCGGACACCACGGGGTAGGCGAGCCGCGTGGGGCCGACGAGGACGCCGACCGCGAAGAACGCGAGCGGTGGAAGCGCCGCGATCTCCGGACGGGGTGTCCGGACGGCGATGGTCACGCCGACGACGACGACGACGAGCGCGGACGCGAAGTAGGGCACGAGGAGCGCCTCGTAGTCGCCCACCGGCGGCCCGATGGTGAGCAGGCGCTTCCACCCGAGGGCGACCGACGAGAACAGGTCCACGAGACCGGCCGGAGTCGGCAGGACCCCGGCGGCCTCGGTCGGGACCGCGGCGGGCACGCCGACGAGGGTGAACGCCGCCACCGTCAGTGCCAGGAGCACCGGGCCGGGGAGGCGCCACCACGAGCCCGCCAGCGCGATCAGCGCCCCGGCGACCACCGCCGCGACGCCGGCCCCCACCATGGCGGACGACCGGTAGAGCGGCCACCACGCGACACTCGCGAGGCCCACGAGCAGCACGACCACGAGCGTGCCGCCGACGACGCGCAGGACCGCGGGGCGCCGCTGCCGGCGCTCGCGCTCCGCCCGGCGCGAGGAGACGTCGGCGGCGGCCGCGACCGGCTGGGCGCTCACGCCGCTGCCGATCGTCGCAGGGCGTGCCGGAGGTCTTCGAGGTACCCGATCGTGATCACGGTGAGTCCGGGCACCCGGACGACACGCGGCGGCGACTCGGTCTCGCAGATCACCGCGACGACCTCGACGCCGACGGGGAACCGGGTCGCGGCGAGCCGCAGCGCACCGAGTCCGACGGCGGAGCCCACGACGAGGAAGGCGACGGACGTCCCGACGCTGTCGTCACCGACGATCCGGGCCACCTCGCTGGTGGGCAGGGAGGCATCGGAGGCCGCGACGCGCGCGAAGTCGTCGAGCAGCAGCGACGGCGATCGTGTCGTCAGCGGGTGCACCGCGTACACCCGACGCCGCGCGAACTCCGGTGTCCGCGCTGACACGACCACGGTGACCTCGCGACCGTCGCGGATGGCGCGGTCGCCGAGGGACGCCGCAGCGCTCACGGCGAGCTCGAACTCGTCGTCGTCGCCGAACTCGCTCCGGGCCGTCCCGAGCGCGACCACGAGGTGCGATCGGCGTGTCTCCTCGAACTGACGGACCATGAGCGCGCCGGTCTTGGCGGTCGACTTCCAGTGCACCGTGCGCGGGTCGTCGCCCGGCTGGTACTCGCGGATGGCGTGGAACGCGATGTCCGCGGGCGACAGGTCGCGCGTGACCTGCCCTTCGAGGTCGCGGACGAGACCGGTGCTGGTGGACGGGATCGCGATCGTGCGCGGGTGCACGATCACCTGCTCCCGCTGCGTCCAGACGACCTCGCGTCGGACGAGGCCGACCGGGTCGGCACGGACACCCCGGACGGGCCCGACGTCGAGGACGCCGCGGCGGAGGGTCGGGACCGGGACCTCCCGCTCGACCGTGTCCTGCGGGGCGATGCCCGGCAACGCGACGTCGACGAGTCCGGGTCCGACGGGGACCTCGACGCTCGTGGCGACCGTGGGCACGCGGCCCGGGTTCTCCGCCGTGATCCGGACCGTGGCCGTGCCCCCCACCGCGACCCTGCGGGTGGGCAGGTGCATCCGGACGGCCAGGCGCGACCGCCCGACCAACGCGACGAGCGCCACGACCGCGAGCACGACACCGGTCCAGCCGACGGCGACGACCTCACGCAGCCCGTACCGGTACCCGAGGACGAGCGCGACCGCCGTGAGCACCGCCACGGTCCAGCCGAGTCCGGTGACGACCGACGCGACCTGGTCCCCGACCCGCGCGCCGAGCCTCCCGACCGCTCGTGCGAGACGCGCCGCGCCCGCCACGGCGTCCGCCACCCCGCCTCGGGAGCCGCCGACCAGGTGGGTGCGCGCGTTCGTCGCGCCGAGCGTCGCGGTCCGTTCGACGCCCGGGCGACGCGACCGGGTCCCTCCCGGTCGACGGGACGCCGTCCCGGTCGGGGCCCGGTCGCGGGTGGCGCGGTCGGTCACGGAGCCACCCGGTCCACGGGCGGCGGTGTCTCGACCACGAGCTGCGCGACGACGCTCGTCGTGCTGACACCGTCGAACTCCGCCTCGGCGTCGAGCACGATCCGGTGTGCCAGGACCGGTTCGGCCAGCGCCTTGACGTCGTCGGGGGTCACGTAGTGCCGCCCGCTGAGCGCGGCGAAGACGCGTGCTGCTCGCATGAGCCCCATCGCGCCCCGCACGCTGACGCCGAGACGCACCTCACTCGCCGCTCGGGTGCCGTCGACGAGTCGCGCGACGTAGTCCGCGATGACGGGGTCGACGTGGACGGTGCGGGCGAGCGCGGCCATCTCGGTGATCGTGGCGGCGGGCACGACGCTCGCGAGCGGCACCGACGCGGAGGGTGCGGACGGGGTCTCGAGGATCCGCACGGTCGCCGCGTGGTCCGGGTACCCGATCGACGTCTTCATGAGGAAGCGGTCGAGCTGTGCCTCGGGCAGACGGTAGGTTCCCGCCTGTTCGATCGGGTTCTGCGTGGCGATGACCATGAACGGGGCGGCGAGACGATGCGTCACGCCGTCCACGGTCACGGCGGACTCCTCCATCGCCTCGAGGAGCGCGGACTGTGTCTTCGGGCTCGCCCGGTTGATCTCGTCGGCGAGCACGACGTTGGCGAACACCGGACCGCGGTGGAACTCGAACTCGCTCGTGCGCTGGTCGTACACGCTGATGCCCGTGATGTCGCCCGGCAGCAGGTCGGGCGTGAACTGGATCCGGGCAGTCGAACCCTGCACGCTCTGCGCGAGCGCTCGGGCCATGCTCGTCTTGCCCGTGCCCGGGACGTCCTCGAGCAGCAGGTGCCCCTCGCTCAGCATCGCCGTCACCGCGAGTCGGATCACGAAGGTCTTGCCGAGCAGCACCTGCTCGACGTTCGTGACGATGCGGCCGGCGACGTCGGCGAACCAGGTCGCCTGCTCGGGGGTCATGCTCATGCGGATGTCGTTCCTCTGCGGTGGTGGTGACGTCGGTCACGCGCCGTTCAGCCGTCGGTCGATTGTGGAACGGCCGGCGTGGTGATCGGCGCCGACGCGCCAGTGGGGTCCTGCTGTCCGTTGACGGTCGCCCGGACGCGGATGGTGTCGTACGCCGCCGGCACCGGATCCGTCGTGGTGAACGGCTCGCCCGACACCGGGTCCGTGTCGGTGCACAGCCCCGAGGCGCCACCGATGCAGTAGCTGACGTCGTAGCCGCTGGGCGCGAGCCGACCGTCGTTGTCCGGGGCGTTCACGACGGGCGCCTGGCCCTGCACGGCGCTCGCGATGGTCGCACGCGTGGTGAAGGGCTGGACGGACACGGGGTCGCTCGTGCTGCAGTAGTCGTCCGACGCCGTCGCGCAGGCCACCAACCGGATGGCCGCCTGGTCACCGTACCCGGTGCCGGTCGACCACGTGTCCCCGGTCAGCGGCACCGCCGAGCCACCGTTCACGGTGTAGGCGTAGTGGTCCACGCGACTGCTGGCCG
This window harbors:
- a CDS encoding asparaginase, which produces MPGTADVRSDRHPLTADGSVELAVVSRSGFDESRHVGAGVVVDADGRMVDVVGDAAASVWTRSTLKPFQAFAVRRTGARFEGAQLVLSTASHAGTPAHQEVAAAMLAAWGHDEDTLGCPPDFPFDGATARRMTAPRRLAMNCSGKHAAMLASCALNGWDRSTYLAVDHPLQRVVVDTVEDLTRESVDVVGVDGCGAPVVPLTLHGLARGIATVVGPTDADGRALTTAVLAEPWAIDGPGRANTLTIERLGVLAKLGAEGVMVMGVPGSGAVAVKVLDGSQRAGTLAALTLLARSGMVDPDDARAVIAASVPSVLGGGQRVGGVRPGRGLVA
- a CDS encoding FKBP-type peptidyl-prolyl cis-trans isomerase, whose protein sequence is MKRLRLVPFLIVPAVVLGLAACSSSGSGGGASSSASASSSSAACPSPGSASRSIRVSGDFGGTTAPKVTFAKGLSASPTQASRVVKGGGKALADGDFIKVSYSVYQAKTAKKLGSVGFDQGDPQVLSVGGTGFGQVLGCANVGSRLAMVGSSKALGFGTTGQIVVVADVIGTTAKKSTGHPQTQDPSLPTVKDASSGEPTITIPKTAAPAKTTTEVIKLGSGDTVAKGDTVLVQYKGEVYATGKVFDSTWKRGQPASFTVQDGQLIAGFVTGLVGQKVGSQVMIAIPAADAYGANPPEGSNIPKNAPLVFVVDILAKG
- a CDS encoding FHA domain-containing protein; the protein is MATARRSVEPEPGRAPQPPPLRPPALSAGRPDPAADAWLPETTLDPATRAWLTGASDRRDESGRGKDEIRRPHDPDDDGDRRFAPRSAPSHVNGSDSGLASWAGRPTEPSLDPDRIRPVPVDDRPDDRAGRVDDGAPVDAPGAATRADQLDEDPEVTLVAPPTPQRRVPDPVVPEPAAPTWWVGRNRPTAAADAGHDADTAAVSGTEADPVGRDDDAVPGERSNAGDAPAAVGGPADDAERGHDAAASGHDGHDEGHDGLEGRGDARGQDDRTWDDDSRSRAAGVTTDVPGPGDTAVIMPFPERRVAPRPVPLVAPGAQGATCHVCGHPLEPDDIFCEECGAVVPAVTAAYTGPVVPLPMERPDWSIVDDSDPVSGSADEASTDAGSDAVDDPDPDQDTDASQADASQADASQDAEADQDAEADQDAEADQVDADQVADADHVAVAQPLPQADSGDAAPLAVPDPASRMRAGHAASAPSDDLPPMPGRLDEPPAAAPLRPTLPPIPPSPVAEDTLRTWSRRRQDDDGEDVEATRIVARSPQRAPVVLHFSTGERVGLVGSGLLGRLPRPEPGERIDEVITIVDPGKSVSKTHLELGREGDDLWVSDRFSGNGTVIRHIDGSIRRCEPGRRYRVERGARVDIGEQFFLVQ
- a CDS encoding DUF58 domain-containing protein, translated to MTDRATRDRAPTGTASRRPGGTRSRRPGVERTATLGATNARTHLVGGSRGGVADAVAGAARLARAVGRLGARVGDQVASVVTGLGWTVAVLTAVALVLGYRYGLREVVAVGWTGVVLAVVALVALVGRSRLAVRMHLPTRRVAVGGTATVRITAENPGRVPTVATSVEVPVGPGLVDVALPGIAPQDTVEREVPVPTLRRGVLDVGPVRGVRADPVGLVRREVVWTQREQVIVHPRTIAIPSTSTGLVRDLEGQVTRDLSPADIAFHAIREYQPGDDPRTVHWKSTAKTGALMVRQFEETRRSHLVVALGTARSEFGDDDEFELAVSAAASLGDRAIRDGREVTVVVSARTPEFARRRVYAVHPLTTRSPSLLLDDFARVAASDASLPTSEVARIVGDDSVGTSVAFLVVGSAVGLGALRLAATRFPVGVEVVAVICETESPPRVVRVPGLTVITIGYLEDLRHALRRSAAA
- a CDS encoding 1-deoxy-D-xylulose-5-phosphate reductoisomerase yields the protein MTSAGSSAHPDGKRRVVVLGSTGSIGTQALDVVARNPDRFEVVGLVAGTNRALASEQAERFGVTEVAFGAADAQRLVRAVEADVVLNGITGSVGLGPTLAVLETGALLALANKESLIVGGPLVQAAAAPGQIVPVDSEHSAIAQALRAGSATEVRRLVLTASGGPFRGRSRAELADVTPAAALAHPTWDMGLVVTTNSATLVNKGLEVIEAHLLFGVPYDRIDVTVHAQSIVHSMVEFVDGSTIAQASPPDMRLPIALGLGWPDRVAGVGVPLDWTRSSAWTFEPLDQDAFGAVRLAKQVGERGGTYPAVFNAANEQAVGAFHAGAIGFLDIVDTVERVVDAHDAGESSLEGVLAAERWARAEADRLLRR
- a CDS encoding MoxR family ATPase translates to MSMTPEQATWFADVAGRIVTNVEQVLLGKTFVIRLAVTAMLSEGHLLLEDVPGTGKTSMARALAQSVQGSTARIQFTPDLLPGDITGISVYDQRTSEFEFHRGPVFANVVLADEINRASPKTQSALLEAMEESAVTVDGVTHRLAAPFMVIATQNPIEQAGTYRLPEAQLDRFLMKTSIGYPDHAATVRILETPSAPSASVPLASVVPAATITEMAALARTVHVDPVIADYVARLVDGTRAASEVRLGVSVRGAMGLMRAARVFAALSGRHYVTPDDVKALAEPVLAHRIVLDAEAEFDGVSTTSVVAQLVVETPPPVDRVAP
- a CDS encoding transglutaminase domain-containing protein, encoding MSAQPVAAAADVSSRRAERERRQRRPAVLRVVGGTLVVVLLVGLASVAWWPLYRSSAMVGAGVAAVVAGALIALAGSWWRLPGPVLLALTVAAFTLVGVPAAVPTEAAGVLPTPAGLVDLFSSVALGWKRLLTIGPPVGDYEALLVPYFASALVVVVVGVTIAVRTPRPEIAALPPLAFFAVGVLVGPTRLAYPVVSGVVLVGVALAWALVSRRVRRAVAVAGTAGSRVNVGRSIVRPSLVGLATIVAAGVLASGLGVVATPHADRRVARSSVVAPFDPRDYVSPLSGLRAYEEAGTADAPQLTVTGLPADGFVRIATLDTYDGVVYSVGGPSGASASGTFSRVPTSVDTSGVRGRRVHVDVQVRGYGGVWVPTVGDLEQIRFTGSHADAERNAFYYDRSTGTAAVVGGVGRGTAYSLTAVVPARPSAAELAGARPGAARVPTPTQVPEAVSDTVAATTKGVTGTGRKLAAVIAALRTHGYVSHGVGDDRPSRSGHGADRITELLTAPLMIGDGEQYAVAASLMAQDLGFPARVVLGFASGGSGADRVDTGRTTFRGSDVTARIEVDTAQYGWVMIDPNPPVRAIPEDQDQTPQPVTRPETVVPPPPAAQEDQDTQTPPQSDRGTPPEAPLWLRILLAALPWVIGVLAVAALVALPFAVVVARKRLRRRRRRRAPTGRARVVGAWDEYRDALTDRGVPIGRAATRRDVAGMAPDPAAAGLAALADRVVFGPADADGATADRMWSATDTAVRALQDGRTRWQRFRAATSLRSLRRPRSPRASAPARSSSTPGSAG
- a CDS encoding OsmC family protein; protein product: MLDHDHTVEVRWTGDRGTGTSDHRAYGRDHVVSAAGKPDLPGSAAQPFRGDADRWNPEDLLVAALAQCHMLSYLHVAALAGITVVEYEDRATGHLDVHPDGSGELTDALLRPVVTILEPDRVADATAAHARASSLCFIARSVSFPVRHEPVIRVR